The DNA window TTCAAACACCTTCGCCCCGGCCTCGCGCCCATTCGAACAATCAACAACCACCGCGCGCACCGAGTTGGTGCCATAGTCGACGCCTATGGTAAAGGATTTCATGGCTTTCCTCTCTTCCGGTTCGGTAAATCCCCGTTAATCGCGTACTTTACCACATCCCCCGCCGCCCCTACGACCGCCGAAGCCCGGAAGACGCGAAATCGCCTCTATCACGTCGGCTGCCCATCAAACGCGCCGCACCCAGCCGCGTCAGTGCTCGATCCGGCGGCGGTGCGCCTCCAAATCGTACCCGTGCCGGCGCAGGTGCTCCAGCGTCTCCGCCTCGTCCGCGAGCACCCGATCGATCATGTCCGGCAGCCCCTCCAGCACCTGCTCCGGGATGGCTACCACCCCGTTGCAGTCGGCGTGTAACAGGTCGCCCGGGCGCACCACAAGCCCGCCCACTTCGACCGGGATATTCGCCTGCCCCACGTCAATATAGCCGTGCGACACCACCACGTGCTCGCTCCATACCTTCATTCCCATCGCATGGAGCGCCTCCAGGTCGCGCACCGCGCCGTCCGTGATAATGGCCGCCGCGCCCAGCGTCTGCACCTGCGTCCCCACGATTTCGCCCCAATGCGACGACCACCCCTTCCGGTGGCAACAATCTTTTACCACGCAAATCGCGGGCCTGGGCGATTCCGCGATGGCCTCGATCCAACGGAAGCGCTCGCGCGGATCGGGCGGATACGCCTCGTCATATTCCACGATCGTGCAGGTCGTCGCATACCCCACGACCCGGCCCAGATCGGGAAAGCGGCACTGGATCGGCGGGCCCATGTAGCCCTCCCGCCGGGGCCGGATCTTGAAACGCTCAATGGCGTTGGACACCGTCGGGCTGTCCACCGAGAGAAGTTTGGCCTCCAGCGCGGGATCCAGACGATTCGGGGTGCTCATAGCTGCCTTTCTATGCGCCGCGCCGGAGCGCTCAGCGCCACTCCATCAGCGCAATGTTCATGGCCTCTTCCACGCGCCGGCGGGGCTTGTGGCAATAGATGATCCCGTGCCCCGGCAGCATCATATCCATATCCACCCGCGCAAACCGGATGAGCGACTGCAGGTACACCTTGCGGTCGAAATCGAAGGAGCCGCTCCAGCCGAAATGACCGGCGAGCAGCGTCCCGATGACGTCGCCGCTGATGCAGATCCGCTTCCCTTCGTGCTCGAAGAAAAACGCGGTGCACCCCATGCTGTGCCCCGGCAGGTGCATCGCCTCAAACGTCACGCCCAGCAACTCGAAGCG is part of the Candidatus Hydrogenedentota bacterium genome and encodes:
- a CDS encoding RraA family protein: MSTPNRLDPALEAKLLSVDSPTVSNAIERFKIRPRREGYMGPPIQCRFPDLGRVVGYATTCTIVEYDEAYPPDPRERFRWIEAIAESPRPAICVVKDCCHRKGWSSHWGEIVGTQVQTLGAAAIITDGAVRDLEALHAMGMKVWSEHVVVSHGYIDVGQANIPVEVGGLVVRPGDLLHADCNGVVAIPEQVLEGLPDMIDRVLADEAETLEHLRRHGYDLEAHRRRIEH